In Roseisolibacter agri, the following proteins share a genomic window:
- a CDS encoding DoxX family protein has protein sequence MAVPSWTQPAALAALRVMSALMLMQHGVQKLLGEFGGYRGTPGATAELMSRSGVAGVLELVGGFLLAIGLFTRPVAFVLSGLMAFAYFLVHAPNGFWPIMNRGELPALYCFVFLLISAAGPGAASVDGLLQRRRRR, from the coding sequence ATGGCCGTGCCGTCCTGGACGCAGCCGGCGGCGCTGGCGGCGCTGCGCGTCATGTCCGCGCTGATGCTGATGCAGCACGGCGTGCAGAAGCTCCTCGGCGAGTTCGGCGGCTACAGGGGGACGCCGGGGGCGACGGCGGAGCTGATGTCGCGCTCGGGCGTCGCGGGGGTGCTGGAGCTGGTCGGCGGGTTCCTGCTCGCGATCGGGCTGTTCACGCGCCCGGTCGCCTTCGTGCTCTCGGGGCTGATGGCGTTCGCGTACTTCCTGGTGCACGCCCCGAACGGCTTCTGGCCCATCATGAACCGCGGCGAGCTGCCCGCGCTCTACTGCTTCGTCTTCCTGCTGATCTCCGCCGCGGGCCCGGGTGCGGCGAGCGTGGACGGGCTGCTGCAGCGCCGGCGCCGGCGCTGA
- a CDS encoding DUF6702 family protein codes for MNRRTMMRETMVRGLKRMWVLGLLVPAVPSHAVSSSAASSSAVPSSAVHDVHVSHMRLVVEGRTVAAQVRLFHDDLQDAVRAHARAPQLVLSSAAGDSAFARYFAQGVGVTADGVRLVPRLLQARDERDAGGIPMRVYTVELTAARPVRRLALRDALLFEHFRDQQNLAVVVRMPSERRTSLFFAAGDTKEQAVPE; via the coding sequence ATGAATCGGAGGACGATGATGCGTGAGACGATGGTGCGTGGCTTGAAGCGGATGTGGGTGCTGGGACTGCTGGTCCCCGCCGTACCGTCTCACGCCGTATCGTCTTCCGCAGCATCGTCCTCCGCCGTTCCGTCCTCCGCAGTGCATGACGTTCATGTTTCGCACATGCGCCTCGTCGTCGAGGGCCGCACCGTCGCCGCGCAGGTGCGGCTCTTCCACGACGACCTGCAGGACGCGGTGCGCGCGCATGCGAGGGCGCCGCAGCTCGTGCTCTCGTCGGCCGCCGGCGACTCGGCCTTCGCGCGCTACTTCGCGCAGGGCGTCGGCGTCACGGCCGACGGCGTGCGGCTGGTGCCGCGGCTGCTGCAGGCCCGCGACGAGCGCGACGCCGGCGGCATCCCGATGCGCGTCTACACCGTCGAGCTGACGGCCGCGCGCCCCGTGCGCAGGCTCGCGCTGCGCGACGCGCTGCTCTTCGAGCACTTCCGCGACCAGCAGAACCTCGCGGTCGTCGTGCGCATGCCGTCCGAGCGGCGCACCTCGCTCTTCTTCGCCGCGGGCGACACGAAGGAGCAGGCGGTCCCCGAGTAG
- a CDS encoding TspO/MBR family protein: MTRTDAPDHAPEDAATSSWGGTLAIVLCTTATAFLGGLASARAGDFYLSLHRPAWAPPAWTFGVVWTTLYVLMALAAWLVWRVRARRGARHALILYGLQLALNALWPWLFFAWRRGGLAFAEVVLLLGVVGATVFAVGRVRRRAAVLLLPYLLWVAFASALTLAVWKLNPDRLS; the protein is encoded by the coding sequence ATGACGCGCACCGACGCGCCGGATCACGCGCCCGAGGACGCGGCAACGTCGTCGTGGGGCGGCACGCTCGCGATCGTGCTCTGCACCACCGCGACGGCCTTCCTCGGCGGCCTCGCGTCAGCTCGGGCGGGCGACTTCTACCTGTCGCTGCACCGGCCCGCGTGGGCGCCGCCCGCGTGGACCTTCGGCGTCGTGTGGACGACGCTGTACGTGCTGATGGCGCTCGCCGCGTGGCTGGTGTGGCGCGTGCGCGCGCGCCGCGGCGCACGCCACGCGCTCATCCTGTACGGGCTGCAGCTGGCGCTCAACGCGCTCTGGCCGTGGCTGTTCTTCGCCTGGCGGCGCGGCGGCCTGGCGTTCGCCGAGGTGGTGCTGCTGCTGGGCGTCGTGGGCGCGACGGTCTTCGCCGTCGGGCGCGTGCGTCGCCGCGCGGCGGTGCTGCTGCTGCCCTACCTGCTGTGGGTGGCGTTCGCGAGCGCGCTCACGCTGGCGGTGTGGAAGCTGAATCCGGATCGGCTGTCGTGA
- a CDS encoding serine/threonine-protein kinase translates to MATRRPDTRDAAYRPPAPLDRDRVDALFDEALDRGDGWRDWLTSACDDPAVRAEVAALMQAHERADGMLDGAPLGAWTREPDDRLTTVGAYRIVRELGRGGMGTVYLAERDDGHFARTVAVKVLRRGLDAEDVVRRFLAERQILATLQHPNIARLLDGGVADDGRPYFVMEYVDGEPIDRWCDARRLPVRERLRLIRDVARAVHAAHRALVVHRDLKPSNIMVTAAGEVKLMDFGIAKLLDPHAEPEPLTRTGLRVMTPEYAAPEQVRGDPVTTATDVYGLGLVMYELLTGHRPQRPRDRSLREIERAVCETDPLRPSAAVLRDARDAGTPPPAALAVQRHTTPSRLARALRGDLDRMVARALHKSPDRRYPSAEGVALDIERHLEGRPVAARSDSVAYRMRKFVSRHRWSVAAAAAFVVLLSVYAATVTVQASRVRRALGQALLEAEKAEQVTDFTLALFEAVDGDAAARGGLTVRELLARGAARAERLDAQPAAQSQMLDVVGRVHQRLGDYAAAAPYLERALSLRRRTFGRQHEATAESMYHLAVLQAARGRYASSESLYREALEVQRALHGDGHPRVARTLDGLGMLLQDRGDYAGAERLTREALAARRAHYGPVHPDVATSLQHLASQLQLQGRLAAAERPIVEALAMRRRLFGASHADVASAMTALGLLRTREGRLTEAESLQTAALAMRTRLQGPEHPEVAQTMGLIGALQRRQGRLVTAESTYRAGLAILRRTLGDDHPDVGHMTNGLALTLRDQGRLAEADSVQRVVLAMRRRVLGDDHPSVAMTLHQLGMLQQRRGDARAAEALLRQALAVRRTALGLTHPLTLETARELAALARVPAGATSPRP, encoded by the coding sequence GTGGCGACGCGCCGACCTGACACGCGCGACGCGGCGTACCGTCCGCCCGCGCCGCTCGACCGCGACCGCGTGGACGCGCTGTTCGACGAAGCGCTGGACCGCGGCGACGGCTGGCGCGACTGGCTCACCAGCGCCTGCGACGATCCCGCGGTGCGTGCCGAGGTCGCGGCGCTGATGCAGGCGCACGAGCGCGCCGACGGCATGCTGGACGGCGCGCCGCTCGGCGCCTGGACGCGCGAGCCCGACGACCGGCTCACGACGGTCGGCGCATACCGCATCGTGCGCGAGCTGGGGCGCGGCGGCATGGGCACCGTCTATCTCGCGGAGCGCGACGACGGCCACTTCGCGCGCACGGTCGCGGTGAAGGTGCTGCGCCGCGGCCTCGACGCCGAGGACGTGGTGCGGCGCTTCCTGGCCGAGCGGCAGATCCTGGCGACGCTGCAGCATCCGAACATCGCGCGGCTGCTGGACGGCGGCGTCGCCGACGACGGGCGGCCGTACTTCGTGATGGAGTACGTGGACGGCGAGCCGATCGACCGGTGGTGCGACGCGCGCCGCCTGCCGGTGCGCGAGCGGCTGCGCCTGATCCGCGACGTCGCGCGCGCGGTGCACGCCGCCCACCGCGCGCTGGTGGTGCACCGCGACCTCAAGCCGTCGAACATCATGGTGACGGCCGCGGGCGAGGTGAAGCTGATGGACTTCGGCATCGCCAAGCTGCTCGATCCGCATGCCGAGCCGGAGCCGCTGACGCGCACGGGGCTGCGCGTGATGACGCCGGAGTACGCCGCGCCCGAGCAGGTGCGCGGCGATCCGGTGACGACGGCGACCGACGTCTACGGCCTGGGCCTCGTCATGTACGAGCTGCTCACGGGCCACCGGCCGCAGCGGCCGCGCGACCGCTCGCTGCGCGAGATCGAGCGCGCGGTGTGCGAGACGGATCCGCTGCGTCCCAGCGCGGCCGTGCTGCGCGACGCGCGCGACGCGGGCACGCCGCCGCCGGCCGCGCTCGCGGTGCAGCGCCACACCACGCCGTCGCGCCTCGCGCGTGCGCTGCGCGGCGACCTCGATCGCATGGTGGCGCGCGCGCTGCACAAGTCGCCGGACCGCCGCTATCCGTCGGCCGAGGGCGTGGCGCTGGACATCGAGCGCCACCTCGAAGGGCGTCCCGTCGCCGCGCGGAGCGACTCGGTCGCGTACCGCATGCGGAAGTTCGTGTCGCGGCACCGCTGGTCGGTGGCGGCGGCGGCGGCGTTCGTCGTGCTGCTGTCGGTGTACGCGGCCACGGTCACCGTGCAGGCGAGCCGCGTGCGCCGCGCGCTGGGCCAGGCGCTCCTCGAAGCGGAGAAGGCCGAGCAGGTGACGGACTTCACCCTGGCGCTGTTCGAGGCGGTGGACGGCGACGCGGCGGCGCGCGGCGGGCTCACGGTGCGCGAGCTGCTCGCGCGCGGCGCCGCGCGCGCCGAGCGGCTGGACGCGCAGCCGGCGGCACAGTCGCAGATGCTGGACGTCGTGGGCCGCGTGCATCAGCGACTCGGCGACTACGCGGCGGCGGCGCCGTATCTGGAGCGCGCGCTGTCGCTGCGGCGGCGCACGTTCGGGCGGCAGCACGAGGCGACGGCGGAGAGCATGTACCACCTCGCGGTGCTGCAGGCCGCGCGCGGGCGCTACGCATCGTCGGAGTCGCTGTACCGCGAGGCGCTGGAGGTGCAGCGCGCGCTGCACGGCGACGGCCACCCGCGCGTCGCGCGCACGCTGGACGGACTCGGCATGCTGCTCCAGGACCGCGGCGACTACGCGGGCGCGGAGCGGCTGACGCGCGAGGCGCTCGCGGCGCGCCGCGCGCACTACGGCCCCGTGCACCCCGACGTCGCGACGTCGCTGCAGCACCTGGCGTCGCAGCTGCAGCTGCAGGGACGGCTGGCGGCGGCCGAGCGGCCGATCGTCGAGGCGCTGGCCATGCGGCGGCGGCTGTTCGGCGCGTCGCACGCGGACGTCGCGTCCGCGATGACGGCGCTCGGGCTGCTGCGCACGCGCGAGGGGCGACTGACGGAGGCGGAGTCGCTGCAGACGGCGGCGCTCGCGATGCGCACGCGGCTGCAGGGCCCCGAGCATCCCGAGGTCGCGCAGACGATGGGGCTCATCGGCGCGCTGCAGCGGCGGCAGGGACGACTGGTGACCGCGGAGTCCACCTACCGCGCGGGTCTCGCGATCCTGCGGCGCACGCTCGGCGACGACCATCCGGACGTGGGCCACATGACGAACGGCCTCGCGCTGACGCTGCGCGACCAGGGCCGGCTCGCGGAGGCGGACTCGGTGCAGCGCGTGGTGCTCGCGATGCGGCGGCGCGTGCTCGGCGACGACCATCCGTCGGTCGCGATGACGCTGCACCAGCTGGGCATGCTGCAGCAGCGGCGCGGCGACGCGCGCGCGGCGGAGGCGCTGCTGCGGCAGGCGCTCGCGGTGCGCCGCACGGCGCTCGGGCTGACGCATCCGCTGACGCTCGAGACGGCGCGGGAACTCGCCGCGCTGGCGCGGGTCCCAGCGGGAGCGACGTCCCCTCGCCCTTGA
- a CDS encoding PIG-L deacetylase family protein has product MTDGLLAILAHPDDESFMLAATAARTAASGRHVALVCATRGQAGSAGDPPLVSRDELPALRERELRDACAILGVELLALLDHEDKQLGSADTDAMREVLVRHVRAARPAVVVTFDPKGVSNHADHQAIHRFTIDAVTAAADARYAPALGAPHRVRRVVWPAPILTTHEWRPEVLAAHWGVDYLIDGRAHRDTKLAALHAHRTQHRAVEREWLSDVYRASGGANLDWEVFRHAWGEPPPGVPAPDLFAGLD; this is encoded by the coding sequence ATGACCGACGGCCTCCTCGCCATCCTCGCGCACCCCGACGACGAGAGCTTCATGCTCGCGGCGACGGCCGCGCGCACCGCCGCCAGCGGGCGGCACGTCGCGCTGGTGTGCGCCACGCGCGGGCAGGCCGGCTCCGCGGGCGACCCGCCGCTGGTGTCGCGCGACGAGCTGCCGGCGCTCCGCGAGCGGGAGCTGCGCGACGCCTGCGCCATCCTCGGCGTCGAGCTGCTGGCGCTGCTGGACCACGAGGACAAGCAGCTCGGGAGCGCGGACACGGACGCGATGCGCGAGGTGCTCGTGCGGCACGTGCGCGCGGCGCGGCCGGCGGTCGTGGTGACGTTCGATCCGAAGGGCGTCTCGAACCACGCCGACCACCAGGCGATCCACCGCTTCACGATCGACGCCGTCACCGCCGCCGCGGACGCGCGCTACGCGCCGGCGCTGGGCGCGCCGCACCGCGTGCGCCGCGTCGTGTGGCCGGCGCCGATCCTCACCACGCACGAGTGGCGCCCCGAGGTCCTCGCCGCGCACTGGGGCGTGGACTACCTGATCGACGGCCGCGCGCACCGCGACACGAAGCTCGCCGCGCTGCACGCGCACCGCACGCAGCACCGCGCCGTCGAGCGCGAGTGGCTGTCGGACGTGTACCGCGCGAGCGGCGGCGCGAACCTCGACTGGGAGGTGTTCCGCCACGCGTGGGGCGAGCCGCCGCCCGGCGTGCCCGCGCCCGACCTGTTCGCGGGCCTCGACTGA
- a CDS encoding helix-turn-helix domain-containing protein, protein MARVDYVAGNAGDARRAPTVGALLRDWRVRRRHSQLSLALHADVSARHLSFLETGRAMPSREMVQQLAEALEIPPRERDALLLAAGYAPASAPRTPDDAALRGVRDAVDLILAALMPSPALAVDRHWNVVAYNPALGLFLRDVDPALATPPVNALRASLHPRGLAPRIANLAQWRAHVLARLRRDVELTADPALASLRDELRAFPPPPGAARDDGEAAPGVVVPLRVRSPHGMLSFLSTTTIFGTAIDASAAELTIEAFLPADAHTAAVLRAATDG, encoded by the coding sequence ATGGCCAGGGTCGATTACGTCGCAGGTAATGCCGGCGACGCGCGCCGCGCACCGACCGTCGGCGCGCTGCTGCGCGACTGGCGCGTGCGGCGACGCCACAGCCAGCTCTCCCTCGCGCTGCACGCGGACGTCTCGGCCCGCCACCTCAGCTTCCTCGAGACCGGGCGCGCGATGCCCAGCCGCGAGATGGTGCAGCAGCTGGCGGAGGCGCTGGAGATCCCGCCGCGCGAGCGCGACGCGCTGCTGCTGGCCGCGGGCTACGCGCCGGCGAGCGCGCCGCGGACGCCGGACGACGCGGCGCTGCGGGGCGTGCGCGACGCGGTCGATCTCATCCTCGCCGCGCTGATGCCGAGCCCCGCGCTGGCGGTGGACCGGCACTGGAACGTCGTCGCGTACAATCCCGCGCTCGGGCTCTTCCTGCGCGACGTCGATCCGGCGCTCGCCACGCCGCCGGTGAACGCGCTGCGCGCGAGCCTGCACCCGCGGGGGCTCGCGCCGCGCATCGCCAACCTCGCGCAGTGGCGCGCGCACGTGCTCGCACGCCTGCGCCGCGACGTCGAGCTGACCGCCGATCCCGCGCTCGCGTCGCTGCGCGACGAGCTGCGCGCCTTTCCGCCGCCGCCGGGCGCGGCGCGCGACGACGGGGAGGCCGCGCCGGGCGTCGTCGTGCCGCTGCGCGTGCGCTCGCCGCACGGGATGCTGAGCTTCCTCAGCACGACGACCATCTTCGGCACCGCGATCGACGCCAGCGCGGCCGAGCTGACGATCGAGGCGTTCCTGCCGGCGGACGCGCACACCGCGGCCGTGCTGCGCGCGGCCACCGACGGCTGA
- a CDS encoding PQQ-dependent sugar dehydrogenase: MRLPIVRTLVLLAACDGGASGPVVDTTGGTTTPPPTSGGDSVAVRVRTLASGLDTPWDLVLGPDGMLWVAERGGRVSRVDPATGARTTAGTIAVTESGESGLMGIAFHPDAATTQPFLYAMHSYAAGGGIRNRLVRLRVTNGTLGAPEPLLQDIPGGVVHDGARVVVGPDRLLYLTTGDAGDGDLAQNRASLAGKVLRLTLDGAPAPGNAFNTAVWTLGHRNPQGLAFHPRTGAAYVSEHGAADNDEINLLRAGANYGWPTVRGLCDGDAGAAETAFCQANAVAEPLTTWTPTIAPAGLAVYDAARIPQWRGSLLLASLKDATLWRLTLSTDGARITARTPLYRGQYGRLRAILAAPDGRVYVGTSNRDGRGSPAADDDRILVLEP; encoded by the coding sequence ATGCGCCTGCCCATCGTCCGCACGCTCGTCCTGCTGGCCGCGTGCGACGGCGGGGCCTCGGGCCCCGTGGTCGACACGACCGGCGGCACGACGACGCCACCGCCCACGAGCGGCGGCGACTCGGTCGCGGTGCGCGTGCGCACGCTCGCCTCCGGGCTCGACACGCCGTGGGACCTCGTCCTCGGCCCCGACGGGATGCTGTGGGTCGCGGAGCGCGGCGGACGCGTCTCGCGCGTCGATCCCGCGACGGGCGCGCGCACGACGGCCGGGACGATCGCCGTCACCGAGAGCGGCGAGAGCGGGTTGATGGGGATCGCGTTCCATCCCGACGCCGCGACGACGCAGCCGTTCCTGTACGCGATGCACTCGTACGCGGCGGGCGGCGGCATCCGCAACCGCCTCGTGCGGCTGCGCGTCACGAACGGCACGCTCGGCGCGCCGGAGCCGCTGCTGCAGGACATCCCGGGCGGCGTGGTGCACGACGGCGCGCGCGTGGTGGTGGGGCCGGATCGTCTGCTGTACCTGACGACGGGCGACGCGGGCGACGGCGACCTCGCGCAGAATCGTGCGTCGCTGGCGGGCAAGGTGCTGCGGCTGACGCTGGACGGCGCGCCCGCGCCAGGCAACGCGTTCAACACCGCGGTGTGGACGCTGGGGCATCGCAACCCGCAGGGGCTCGCGTTCCATCCGCGCACGGGCGCGGCGTACGTGTCGGAGCACGGCGCCGCCGACAACGACGAGATCAACCTGCTGCGCGCGGGCGCGAACTACGGCTGGCCGACGGTGCGCGGCCTGTGCGACGGAGACGCGGGCGCGGCGGAGACGGCCTTCTGCCAGGCGAACGCGGTCGCCGAGCCGCTGACGACGTGGACGCCGACGATCGCGCCCGCGGGGCTCGCGGTCTACGACGCCGCGCGCATCCCGCAGTGGCGCGGCAGCCTGCTGCTCGCGTCGCTGAAGGATGCGACGCTCTGGCGGCTGACGCTGAGCACGGACGGGGCGCGCATCACGGCGCGCACGCCGCTCTATCGCGGGCAGTACGGCCGGCTGCGCGCGATCCTCGCGGCGCCGGACGGGCGCGTGTACGTCGGCACGAGCAACCGCGACGGCCGCGGCTCGCCGGCGGCGGACGACGACCGGATCCTGGTGCTCGAACCCTGA
- a CDS encoding ECF-type sigma factor — MTAPHGTTPSAPPTPAGDVTQQLHHASAGDRAAYDRLFALAYDELQGVAARQLRRVDARRAIDPSELVSELYLKLRDQLRGEWAGRAHFYGVAARAMRQILVDLARRQQAAKRGGGDWHPTTLTGKQLPADVALEDVLALDAVLEQLAPRQRQIVELRFFAGASEQEIADLLGTSTRTVQREWTRARAWLYRALYATDGSPGGDAPT, encoded by the coding sequence ATGACCGCGCCGCACGGCACGACCCCATCGGCCCCGCCGACGCCCGCGGGCGACGTCACGCAGCAGCTCCACCACGCGAGCGCCGGCGACCGCGCCGCCTACGACCGGCTGTTCGCGCTCGCCTACGACGAGCTGCAGGGCGTCGCCGCGCGCCAGCTGCGCCGCGTGGACGCGCGGCGCGCGATCGACCCGTCGGAGCTGGTGAGCGAGCTCTATCTCAAGCTGCGCGACCAGCTGCGCGGCGAGTGGGCGGGCCGCGCGCACTTCTACGGCGTGGCCGCGCGCGCGATGCGGCAGATCCTCGTCGACCTCGCGCGCCGTCAGCAGGCGGCGAAGCGCGGCGGCGGCGACTGGCACCCGACGACGCTCACCGGCAAGCAGCTCCCGGCCGACGTCGCGCTGGAGGACGTGCTGGCGCTCGACGCGGTGCTGGAGCAGCTCGCGCCGCGGCAGCGGCAGATCGTGGAGCTGCGCTTCTTCGCCGGCGCGTCGGAGCAGGAGATCGCCGACCTGCTGGGCACCTCCACGCGCACCGTGCAGCGCGAGTGGACGCGGGCGCGCGCGTGGCTCTACCGCGCGCTCTACGCGACCGACGGCTCTCCCGGTGGCGACGCGCCGACCTGA
- a CDS encoding alpha/beta fold hydrolase, giving the protein MLLLQTGALIAALAGAPSAPVAAERAPADGPRFADVRLATGVRLRYAESGDSAAPALILLHGYSDSWFSWSRVIAPLATRHRVFALDQRGHGDSDRPARGYAMHDLAADVVAFMDAQGIPRAAVVGHSMGSIVAREVVRLAPARVSQLVLVGAASGAPNDAVRALKKDIDALTDPVPSAFAREFQLGTAHRPVPPEFMDRAVAESLKLPASVWRQLMTGIVAAPPARPGGPRIPTLVVWGDRDQVFPRAEQEQLVRAYQPATLAVYAGTGHALHWEEPERFARDVLAFLATRPARAANAAARADSVPLYADLGDHRYVVSTRVPLAQRYFDQGLRLYYAFNHAEAIRAFNEAARLDPRCAMCHWGTALAYGPNINLPMDSAAGVAAHGALQRARAAAVHATPRERALIDALAKRYTPVPRADRAALDSAYAGAMGEVVQRFPTDLEARTLHAEALMDLSPWRYWNADGSPRPDTPVLLAQLERVVRAAPRHPGANHFYIHAVEAVDPARALPMAERLAGLMPGAGHLVHMPGHIYVRVGRYADAIRANEHAVHADESYIRDQKPALGAYTAGYYPHNYDFLAFAASMVGRREQALAAAERMRSLVPAEVLRAPGMTFVQHHQTRHLQLKVRFADWAAILDAPAPAEDLPHARAMWHYARGRALAARGGLPAADSALASVRATATDPRIASQRLEFNTSGEVLGIAAEVLAGHVAAARGDHDAAIRHLREAARREDALAYGEPPEWTVPVRQELGVILLGAGRATDAEQAFREDLKRFPENGWSLRGLQRALAMQGKDGEARAVAVRLQAAQGSNGGTHH; this is encoded by the coding sequence ATGTTGCTGCTCCAGACCGGCGCGCTGATCGCCGCGCTCGCCGGCGCGCCATCCGCCCCCGTCGCGGCCGAGCGTGCGCCCGCGGACGGGCCGCGCTTCGCCGACGTCCGGCTGGCGACCGGCGTCCGGCTGCGGTACGCCGAGTCGGGCGACTCGGCCGCGCCCGCACTGATCCTGCTGCACGGCTACAGCGACTCCTGGTTCTCGTGGAGCCGCGTGATCGCGCCGCTCGCCACGCGCCATCGCGTGTTCGCGCTCGACCAGCGTGGGCACGGCGACTCCGACCGGCCGGCGCGCGGCTACGCGATGCACGACCTCGCCGCCGACGTCGTCGCCTTCATGGACGCGCAGGGCATCCCGCGCGCGGCGGTCGTCGGCCACTCGATGGGCTCGATCGTGGCGCGCGAGGTCGTGCGGCTGGCGCCGGCGCGCGTGTCGCAGCTCGTGCTCGTCGGCGCCGCGTCGGGCGCGCCGAACGACGCGGTGCGGGCGCTGAAGAAGGACATCGACGCGCTCACCGATCCGGTGCCGTCGGCGTTCGCGCGCGAGTTCCAGCTCGGCACGGCGCACCGGCCGGTGCCGCCGGAGTTCATGGACCGCGCGGTCGCGGAGAGCCTCAAGCTGCCCGCCTCGGTGTGGCGGCAGCTGATGACCGGGATCGTCGCCGCGCCGCCCGCGCGCCCCGGCGGGCCGCGCATCCCGACGCTCGTCGTGTGGGGGGACCGCGACCAGGTCTTCCCGCGCGCCGAGCAGGAGCAGCTGGTGCGCGCCTACCAGCCGGCGACGCTCGCGGTGTACGCGGGGACGGGCCACGCGCTGCACTGGGAGGAGCCCGAGCGCTTCGCGCGCGACGTGCTGGCGTTCCTGGCGACGCGCCCGGCGCGCGCGGCGAACGCCGCCGCACGCGCCGACTCGGTGCCGCTGTACGCCGACCTCGGCGACCATCGCTACGTCGTGAGCACGCGCGTGCCGCTGGCGCAGCGCTACTTCGACCAGGGGCTGCGCCTCTACTACGCGTTCAACCATGCCGAGGCGATCCGCGCGTTCAACGAGGCCGCGCGCCTCGATCCGCGGTGCGCCATGTGCCACTGGGGGACGGCGCTCGCGTACGGCCCGAACATCAACCTCCCGATGGACTCCGCGGCGGGCGTGGCCGCGCATGGCGCGCTGCAGCGGGCGCGCGCCGCGGCCGTGCACGCGACGCCGCGCGAGCGGGCGCTGATCGACGCGCTGGCGAAGCGCTACACGCCCGTCCCGCGCGCCGATCGGGCGGCGCTCGACTCCGCGTACGCGGGCGCGATGGGGGAGGTGGTGCAGCGCTTCCCCACGGACCTCGAGGCGCGCACGCTGCACGCGGAGGCGCTGATGGACCTGAGCCCGTGGCGCTACTGGAACGCGGACGGCTCGCCGCGTCCCGACACGCCGGTGCTGCTGGCGCAGCTCGAGCGCGTCGTGCGCGCCGCGCCGCGGCATCCGGGCGCGAACCACTTCTACATCCACGCGGTGGAGGCGGTGGATCCCGCGCGCGCGCTGCCGATGGCGGAGCGGCTCGCCGGGCTGATGCCGGGCGCCGGGCACCTGGTGCACATGCCGGGGCACATCTACGTGCGCGTCGGGCGCTACGCCGACGCGATCCGCGCCAACGAGCACGCGGTGCACGCCGACGAGTCCTACATCCGCGACCAGAAGCCCGCGCTGGGTGCGTACACGGCCGGGTACTACCCGCACAACTACGACTTCCTGGCGTTCGCGGCGAGCATGGTGGGGCGACGCGAGCAGGCGCTGGCCGCCGCGGAGCGGATGCGGTCGCTCGTGCCGGCGGAGGTGCTGCGCGCGCCGGGGATGACGTTCGTGCAGCACCACCAGACGCGCCACCTGCAGCTGAAGGTGCGGTTCGCGGACTGGGCGGCGATCCTGGACGCGCCCGCACCGGCGGAGGACCTGCCGCACGCGCGCGCGATGTGGCACTACGCGCGCGGCCGTGCGCTCGCGGCGCGCGGCGGCCTGCCGGCGGCGGACAGTGCGCTCGCCAGCGTGCGCGCCACTGCCACGGACCCGCGCATCGCGTCGCAGCGGCTGGAGTTCAACACGTCGGGCGAGGTGCTGGGCATCGCGGCCGAGGTGCTCGCGGGACACGTCGCGGCGGCGCGCGGCGATCACGATGCGGCGATCCGCCACCTGCGCGAGGCGGCGCGCCGCGAGGACGCCCTCGCCTACGGCGAGCCGCCCGAGTGGACGGTGCCGGTGCGGCAGGAGCTGGGCGTGATCCTCCTGGGCGCGGGACGCGCGACCGACGCCGAGCAGGCGTTCCGCGAGGACCTGAAGCGCTTCCCGGAGAACGGCTGGTCGCTGCGCGGGCTGCAGCGCGCGCTGGCGATGCAGGGGAAGGACGGCGAGGCGCGGGCGGTCGCGGTGCGGCTGCAGGCGGCGCAGGGATCCAACGGAGGGACGCATCACTGA